The following nucleotide sequence is from Pseudobutyrivibrio ruminis HUN009.
TTCAAATCAAGAAATTTTGCAACCATCGCTGCAGTGTTCTGCATAGGCTTTATTATCACAGCAGCCGTAGTTTTATTTGTTGCACTAATGGGTATGGCTGATACAAACGGAAAGCTTTTCTTCTACTGCATAAATGTCTTAGCATTGATGTTGATTGGAATGGGCATGGCCTACATGATTAGCGCAATCACTACAAATGAAAACATCATTAACATGATTACAAACATGCTTGTGCTTTCAATGAGTTTCTTATGCGGTGTATTTATCGACCTACAGTTTTTATCACCATCCATTGTAAAGGTTGCACACTTCATGCCTCTTTATTGGTACACTGCTGCAATCAGACTTATAAATGATACTCCTATAGATAAAATTTTTGGAAAGACATTCTTTGAATACTTGCTAATAGAGGTGCTTTTCGCTTGTCTCTTCTTTGCAGCCGGCCTAATCATCTCAAAGAAAAAGGAGCAATATGCTGTATGATATAATCATCAGGCTTTTAGGAGCCATTGGTTTAACATTACTAATAAACACAAATGGCATTACCACTATTTCAGTGGTAATGTCTGTTTGTGTTTTTTTATTAATGGAGACTAGCATTATCGTAAATACGAAGATTATTTATTCAATTCTTACCGCTATTCCATTTATTTTGGCTGCAAGCTATCTAGTGGCCGTCGGTGCTGACAATCTTTTAATCCATTTCGCACTGATTCTAATATTGGCAGGCTTCACCATCATGTCTATCCTGCTTTACAACAAAATGACTTTTTATAAGCATGATTTACATCGCACCAGAGACGACAGTATCGAACTGGAAGAAATGCTAAAAAGCAAAAATAAAGCTTTGCTAATGGAGCAGGATCAGCAGGTACATCTTGCTACCCTTGCAGAAAGAAACCGTATTGCTAGGGAGATTCACGATAATGTTGGCCATCTGCTTTCCCGCGGAATCCTCCTACTTGGAGCCATTGTCACAGTAAACAAAGATGAAGCTATCGCACCTCAGTTAAAGATGCTTTCTGACACCCTGGATGAATCCATGGAAAAGATGCGAAGCTCCGTACATGATTTACATGATGATTCAATCGACTTAAAGAAAAATATAGATGAAATACTTGGAGAACTAAAAAGCTTTACCGTAAATACGGAATTGGATTTAGACGAAGCACTTCCAACAGAGGTCAAGCTTTCAATCATTGGTATCCTGAAGGAATCTATTACAAACATCCTTAAGCATTCCAATGGCGATTCGGTAGCTGTCATCCTTCATCAAAACAACAGCTTCTGCACTATTTCCATTACTGACAACGGAACCCTAACTCCAGAGCAGAAAACAAAGATTTCCACAGAAGGCTACGATGGAATAGGACTTACCAACATTAAAAACAGAGCAAGCTCCCTTGGGGGCGAAGCTTATTTCTATTTAAACGATGGCTTTACAGTGTTTGCCAGATTACCTTTTGAAAACAAGCGAGGATAGATTATGGAAAAGAAAAGAATTTTACTTGTAGATGATGATGAACTTATCACAATGTCGCTAGAAATGATTATTTCTGCAGAGGCTGATTTTGAAATAGTTGGAAAAGGTGGAAGCGGTCGGGAAGCTGTAGCTCTTTATGATGAGCTTGAGCCAGATTTGCTTCTCATGGACATCCGTATGGCTGATATGAATGGACTTGAGGCGGCCGAGGAGATTCTCTCAAAGCACCGTGATGCCACTATTCTCTTCCTAACTACATTTTCAGATGATGAATATATCGTAAAAGCGTTAAAGCTCGGCGTAAAAGGCTATCTCTTAAAGCAAGACTATAAATCTCTTCCTGCTGCACTTCACGCTGCAATCAACGGTCAAAGCGTATTTGGAGGTGCTGTCATCGACAAACTTCCTACTCTCATGAATCAGGCTAACACCGATGATGAAGGCTTTGATTATCGTAAATACGATATTTCAGAAAAAGAATTTGAAGTCATCCAGCTTGTTGCTGAAGGCTTCTCCAACAAAGAAATCTCCCAGAAGCTTTTCCTTTCGGAAGGCACTGTACGTAACTATCTGTCTACCATTCTAGAAAAGCTCAACCTGAGAGATCGAACTCAATTAGCAATATTCTATTTGAAGCATGAATAAATCGAAAGCTGGCAGCAATGCCAGCTTTTTCTTATTCCACAACCTTTATATAACTGCTTACACAGTAAAGAACTTGTCCATTGTATTCTACACGTGACCAGCCATATTCGTTGTTGATACCTGTTCGAATGGCTGTCTGGCCTGCACTAAGTGTAGCCACAACCTGAGAATCAGCATCTGTCACGCTAGGCTTTGAGCGAAGGTTTACAACTTCCTTTGCAGTAACTGTTTCATTAACATCTGTAAATTTAGTTTTAAAACCAGGTGCCTGAGCTGGTGCTTCCTCTGCTGCCGGAGCTTGCTCAGCTGGCGCAGTAGTTTGTGCAGGTGCACTTAAATCTGTGGTCAAATAACTTGATACAGCGTAGTATGTGGCGCCATTATAAACTACCCTCGACCAGCCACTGGTGCTTGTGCCAGTTCTTGTGGCTGTTTGACCATTTTCAAGAGTAACCATTACCTTACTGTCTGAGCCTTGACTAGGCTTATCACGGAGGTTTGTCTTGCTCTTTGCTGTAACTGTCTCATTGACCTCTGTAAACTTCATCAATGCCTCAACATCTGCTGATGCTGTAGCTCGTTCTGAAGTATCCTTAGCAGTTTCTGTGCCGTTGTACCCAAAGTATGCTACATCCACATCAACCTTTTTAGTAATACCAGGGATTGTTCCCTGATTGGTGTATTGCCACATATCATATTTGAATCCAGCCGATGGGCCTGTGGTCAAATTTGATGAATCCTGATTGTACCAGGCCATCCAGATTTTGTACTTGGCACCAATTGTGGATGTGTTCCATTTTGCATCTGATGCCATTTCATTCTTAGAAGCATAAAAGATTGGAGTATATCCTTTGTTATAAACTTCTCCAAGAAATGCTACAGCAATATTGCTTCTGTCATCCTTTGTAAGATTGTACTGGCGGCTGGTGCTATTTTCAAAGCCCTCGCAGTTGTATCCCACTGGATATGTAATAGGATACTGAGCTACATAGCTTGCAACCCAATCGGCCTCTTCTATGGCTTCATCCTTTGTAACTGCAGTGGAGAAGAAATAGGCTCCGATTTTTATACCATTCTTCTCAGCTTCCTGCATGTTGTATTTTGCGTTTGTATCAGGCTTAATCTCTCCCGTTGTAGAGTCTCTATAGCCGACACGAATCATTGCAAAATTTATTCCTGAGCTGGCAACCTTTGCCCAATCGATAGTGCCCTGGAATTTTGATACGTCAATTCCGTATGTTGTGTTGCTGTTTTCTCCAACATTGCTGGCATTGACAATATCCTCCACATTTACTGACGCTCCCTGTTCTGACTGAGTTGAAGCCCCTGGGTCTTCTGCATCAGTCCCTTCGGTGGCCTCCTCTGTCGCCTCTGGCTCAACCACTTCGATGGTAGTTCCATCCTCAGGCTCTTCATTTGCAACATCTACTTCTGCTGCAACCTCTACAGGCTCATCATCCGTACCTTTTACCTTTTTGACAATGAGAACTGTTCCCAATACTAATACAACCAGACCAAGACAGCAGGCTGCCATCATCAGCTGTCTTCTACGTCTCAATCTTCTGCGACGTCTGCCTCTTCCACGATGTCCATTATTCATTTTTTCATTTCTCCCAATTATTTAATAGCCTGTAAAAACTTTTTGGCTAAATCTTTGTCCGCAGAGTCCTCTCTGTAAATTCCATACACATTCCATGTGTATGCGTCTTTAATGACTAGTGGTTTTATTTCATCTGTTTCTGGGAAGAATCTTGGAGAGATTCCAAGACCTGCTCTATTCTTTGCTAATAGATACAGCGACTCTCCTTCATCTACCTTGGCAACAATATTTGGAGCAAAACCATTGAGATGACATGCATTTACAATATCATGATACACATGATATTTCTCACTCATGGAAATGATTTTTTCATCCTTTAAATCTTTAAGTTCAATTTGGCTTTCATTCCAAAATCTGTGGTCCTTATACACATAAACAACCAAATCAATAGCCTTTACATGCTGGCACACTACGCCTGGTAAAGATTGCTTTCCTACCACAAATCCAAAGCTTATTTCATCATTTACCACCTGCTGAATTACATTT
It contains:
- a CDS encoding sensor histidine kinase produces the protein MLYDIIIRLLGAIGLTLLINTNGITTISVVMSVCVFLLMETSIIVNTKIIYSILTAIPFILAASYLVAVGADNLLIHFALILILAGFTIMSILLYNKMTFYKHDLHRTRDDSIELEEMLKSKNKALLMEQDQQVHLATLAERNRIAREIHDNVGHLLSRGILLLGAIVTVNKDEAIAPQLKMLSDTLDESMEKMRSSVHDLHDDSIDLKKNIDEILGELKSFTVNTELDLDEALPTEVKLSIIGILKESITNILKHSNGDSVAVILHQNNSFCTISITDNGTLTPEQKTKISTEGYDGIGLTNIKNRASSLGGEAYFYLNDGFTVFARLPFENKRG
- a CDS encoding response regulator → MEKKRILLVDDDELITMSLEMIISAEADFEIVGKGGSGREAVALYDELEPDLLLMDIRMADMNGLEAAEEILSKHRDATILFLTTFSDDEYIVKALKLGVKGYLLKQDYKSLPAALHAAINGQSVFGGAVIDKLPTLMNQANTDDEGFDYRKYDISEKEFEVIQLVAEGFSNKEISQKLFLSEGTVRNYLSTILEKLNLRDRTQLAIFYLKHE
- a CDS encoding GH25 family lysozyme; its protein translation is MNNGHRGRGRRRRRLRRRRQLMMAACCLGLVVLVLGTVLIVKKVKGTDDEPVEVAAEVDVANEEPEDGTTIEVVEPEATEEATEGTDAEDPGASTQSEQGASVNVEDIVNASNVGENSNTTYGIDVSKFQGTIDWAKVASSGINFAMIRVGYRDSTTGEIKPDTNAKYNMQEAEKNGIKIGAYFFSTAVTKDEAIEEADWVASYVAQYPITYPVGYNCEGFENSTSRQYNLTKDDRSNIAVAFLGEVYNKGYTPIFYASKNEMASDAKWNTSTIGAKYKIWMAWYNQDSSNLTTGPSAGFKYDMWQYTNQGTIPGITKKVDVDVAYFGYNGTETAKDTSERATASADVEALMKFTEVNETVTAKSKTNLRDKPSQGSDSKVMVTLENGQTATRTGTSTSGWSRVVYNGATYYAVSSYLTTDLSAPAQTTAPAEQAPAAEEAPAQAPGFKTKFTDVNETVTAKEVVNLRSKPSVTDADSQVVATLSAGQTAIRTGINNEYGWSRVEYNGQVLYCVSSYIKVVE
- a CDS encoding LysR family transcriptional regulator, whose protein sequence is MNTRNFKCFQAVYEERNLQAAANKLFLSPQGLSKIIKGIEDEFGTSLFIRSKEGFIPTESGRLFYEKSKTISRDLNDLFSSIEALNEKEKRFKVGFAAGTIRAIDVPSVASFMEDNPEILASWYEYENENVIQQVVNDEISFGFVVGKQSLPGVVCQHVKAIDLVVYVYKDHRFWNESQIELKDLKDEKIISMSEKYHVYHDIVNACHLNGFAPNIVAKVDEGESLYLLAKNRAGLGISPRFFPETDEIKPLVIKDAYTWNVYGIYREDSADKDLAKKFLQAIK